Part of the Anaerolineales bacterium genome is shown below.
ATCGAGCAGGCGTCCTACCATGTCCAACACGCGCTGCAGGCCTTCTATGCGGGGGGCATTCTCGGGCGCGGCCTGGGGGCGAGCCGGGAGAAGTTCGGGCTGTTGCCCGCGCCCCATACGGACAGCATCTACGCCGTCATCGGCGAAGAACTCGGTCTGATCGGGGCTTTGTTCGTGCTCGTCCTGTTCTGGTTGTTTCTGTGGCGCGGCTTCAAAGTCGCCATGGACGCTCCGGATCGTCTGACGATGCTGCTGGTGAGCGGCGTCACCGTGTGGATCGCGGTTGAGGCCCTGGTCAACATGTCGGTGCTGCTTGGCCTGTTGCCGTTCGCCGGCAATGCGCTCCCCTTCTTCAGCTACGGAGGATCGAGCCTGGTCGTCACCCTGACCGGCACCGGCTTTCTCTTAAACGCCGCTCGCAGGAAGAGCGTGGAGGTTCAAGCGAAGACGTATGTCTCGCCTGTTGGTATCGGCTGGCGGAACCGGCGGAGGCGTGTATCCCGCCTTGGCCATAATCGCCGAACTCGATCGGAGCGTTGACGTGCTCTGGGTGGGATCCGAGGGAGGCATGGAGGCTTCCCTGGTCGAGCGCGCCGGCGTGCGCTTTGTGAGCGTCCCGGCAGCGGGCGTGCATGGCGTGGGCTGGCGGGCGCTGCCCGGTAACCTGCTGCAGCTCGCCCGGGGTGTCGCCGCGGCGCGGCGCGTGTTGGCGGAGTACCGGCCGCAGGCGCTGCTGCTGACCGGCGGGTATGTCGGTGTGCCTGTGGCACTGGCCGCGCGGCGGGTCCCGAAGCTGGTGTATGTCCCGGACATTGAACCAGGCCAGGCGCTGAAGCTGATGGCCCGCCTCGCCGATCGCCTGGCCGTGACGGCTGACGAGAGCCTTCCCCGGCTTCCTCGCCGGAGCCGGGCACGAGTGACGGGCTATCCCACCCGGCCGGACCTGCGGGGGGTGGACCGCGACCAGGCCAAGCGGCACTTCGGCCTCGACCCGGCAATTCCTACGCTGTTGGTGTTTGGCGGCAGCAAGGGCGCCCTTTCGTTGAATGAGGCGCTATGGGGATGCCTCTCCGAGATGCTCAGAATCTCCCAAGTAGTGCACATCACCGGCTCGCTCGACTGGCCGCGAACCGAAGCCCAACAGCGCCAGCTGGGGGCCGAGCTGGGGTCGCGGTACCACGCCTTCGCCTACTTGCACGATGAGATGGCACTGGCACTGGCGGCGGCCGATCTGGCGGTGGCCCGCGCCGGGGCTGCCACGCTGGGTGAGCTGCCGCTCTTCGGCCTGCCCGGAGTGCTGGTTCCGTATCCCCATGCCTGGCGCTACCAGAAGGTGAATGCCGAGTACCTGGCGGCGAGAGGCGGCGCCATTCGAATCGATGACGCCGACCTGGCGAGCCGCATGCTTCCCGTCGTGGGCGATCTGCTGAGCGACCCGGAGCGGCTCGAACGCATGCGCCGATCCATGCGCCAGCTGGCCCGTCCTCAGGCGGCGGCTGAGATCGCCGCCGAAGTCAAACACCTGCTGGCGGAGGACGGTGCCCGTGGTTAGCCTGCTGGTGCTGTTCTGGGTGTTTGTGGTTCTGTTCGCGGTGATCGGGGCCATGCGCGGCTGGTCGAAGGAAGTGCTGGTCACGAGTGCCCTGGTGTTGGCGCTATTCCTCAACGCCATCCTGAGTCACTATGTCACCTTCTACCAGAACTTGCTGGCCGGCGAATCGCCCGCCACCCAGCTGACGCTTCTGGCGTTGCCGGTGCTGGTGCTGGCGTTTGCCGGCTATCAGTCGCCCCGCCTGACGGCGCTACAAGGCAAGCTGGCTCGCGAACGCATCGAGGGCATTCTGCTCGGGCTGGTGATCGGGGTTCTCAACGGCTACCTGCTGGCGGGATCCCTGCTGTACTACCTACACGTGACAGGCTATCCCACAGAGCTGGTCACGCCGCCCGCCGAGGGGAGCGAATTGGCGGCTCAGCTACAGGCAATGATGGCCTACATGCCGCCGGCGCTGTTGACTATTCCGTATGTGTATTTCGCCGCAGCTGCCATTTCGATCCTGATCATCGTCGTGTTCGTATGAAGCGCAGGTTTCATTTGGTGGGGATTGGCGGAGCGGGCATGTCGGCCATCGCCCGGATACTGGCAGAACAAGGGGAGAGCGTGACCGGATCGGATCAGACCGTCTCGGTGTATTCCCAGGGACTGGAAGCCCTGGGCGTGCCAATCGCCTACGGCCATCGGGCTGAGAACATCGCCGGCGCCGACGTGCTGCTCGTGTCATCGGCGATCCCGGCCGGAAACCCCGAGCTGGCCGCCGCCCTCGAGGCCGGCCTGCCAGTCATGCGCCGCGAGCGCTTCCTGGCCGAGCTGACGGCCCCGTACCAGGTGATCGCCGCCGCCGGGACGCATGGCAAGACCACCACCACCGGCCTGATCGCCTGGATTCTGTCCGAAGCCGGACTGGATCCCAGCTTCATCGTCGGCGGCGTGCTGCTGGATTTCGGAAGCAACGCCCATGCGGGATCGGGGAAGGCCTTCGTCATCGAGGCCGATGAATATGACCGCGCCTTCCTCGGCCTTCATCCCGATGTAGCCGTCGTGACCAGCGTCGAGCATGATCATCCGGACTGCTTCCCCACCCCCGAGTCCTTCCGGGCCGCCTTCCAGGAATTCGCGGCTCAGGTCGAGCGGACCCTGATCGTATGTGCGGATGACCCGGCAGCCCTGGCGCTGGAGAGCTCGGCCCGGCGGGTCAGCTACGGGCTTTCGCCTGAGGCCGATTGGCATGCCGAGGAGATCCGCCCCAACGGCGTCGGAGGCAGTGACTTCCTCGTGCTTCGCGGGTCTGAGGTCGTCGGCTTGGTGCGAACCCGCCTGCCCGGAGACCACAACGTGCGCAACACCCTGGCCGCGCTGGCGGTCGCCGATGACCTGGGGGTGCCCTTCGCCATGGCGCGCCAGGCCCTGACCGGCTACCGGGGCGCCAGCCGGCGCAGCGAAGTCATCGGACAGGAGGGCGGGGTGGTTGTGGTGGATGACTACGCCCACCATCCGTCGGAGATCCGGGCGACCCTCTCCGGCCTGCGCCAACGCTACCCCGAGCGCAGCCTGTGGGCGGTCTTCCAGCCGCACACCTATTCAAGGGTGCGGGCGTTGCTAGCCGACTTCGCGGCCTGCTTCAGCCTGGCGGATCATGTGCGAATCACCGACATCTTTCCCGCCCGCGAGCAGCCAGACGGGGTCACGACCGGCCCCAGCCTGGCCGAGAGTATCCGCCATCCGGATTGCCGTTACAGCGGAGCGCTCGAGGAGAGCGCTCGCGCCTTGATCGCCGAAGTCAAGTCGAACAGCGTCGTCGTCACCTTGAGTGCGGGGGACGGCAATGTGATTGGGAAGATGTTGTTGGAGGCGCTGCGCCAGAGGGAAGGAGGCCAATATGCCGAAGGATAACCGCCGATTGTTCGAGACCGACCGACGCATGGAGTTCAAGTTGCGCCTGGCGGCCAAGAAGGCGTCTGCCGCGGGGCAGGCGACCGTGGCCGCGCTCGAGTTGGACGGGCCGCCGGATCGGCAGGTGCTGTCCAAGTTGATCGAGAGGGTGCGTCGGCTGTAATGCCCCCATGGGACGCCGAGACGATCGCCCGCGCCCTGAAGGCCGAGGACTTCGGCCAGGTCGAACGCCAGGCCTCGCTCCGGCGCTACGCCGCGGCCAGGGTAGGGGGTCGGGCCGACGTGTTGCTCACGGTCCGGTCGTCCGAGAAGCTGGGAGGCGCGGCTGCATGGTTGTGGGCCCAGGCGATCGCCTTCCGTGTCCTGGGGGGCGGGTCGAATGTCCTGGTCTCCGATGCCGGGGTGCGCGAGGTGGTGGTCTTGAACAAGGCAGCTGAGGTTCGCTTCCTCGACCGGCCGAGCGGGCCGGCCGTCTGGGCCGAGTCGGGCGCCGGTTTGGGAAGCGTCGCTCGCCGGGCCGTCGAGCGCGGTCTGTCCGGCCTCGAGTGGGCTGGCACCGTTCCGGGAACCGTGGGAGGGGCGGTGGTCGGGAACGCCGGAGCTTTCGGCGGGGATATTGCCGGGAGCCTGGAGGCGGCCGAGATCTTGCAACCCGCGCGCAGCGCCGAGTCCTGGCCGGCCGAGCGGCTGGCCTATCGCTATCGTGGTTCCTGGCTGAAGGATCATCCCGGCCGGGCTGTTGTGCTCTCGGCTTCCGTCCGCCTCCAGACCGGGGATCGCCAGGCCTGCCGGAGGCGCCTGGCGGGGTACGTGGAGCAGCGAAAGCGGACGCAGGCTGCCGGCCCCAGCTGGGGATCGATGTTCAAGAACCCGCCGGGCGATCATGCCGGCCGGCTGATCGAGGCGGCGGGGCTGAAAGGGGTGCAGCGAGGCGGGGCGCAGATCAGCCCAGTCCACGCCAACTTCTTCGTCAATCAGGGCGGGGCCTCGGCGGCGGAGGTCTGGGACTTGATCCAGCTCGCCCGGAGCGAGGTGGCGCGGAAGTTCGGCATCGAGCTGGAGCTCGAGATCGAGCGTTTCGGCGACTGGAGTCAGTCTGAGGGAGAGGCGGGCGTTTGATGGCAGCCAAGAAGCTGCGGATCCTGGTCCTGTTCGGCGGGCGCTCAGGAGAGCATGAGGTCTCCTTGCGCTCGGCGCGCTCGGTGCTCTCCCAACTCGATGCTGACAAGTACGATGTCTTGCCTGTGGGGGTTACTCATGAGGGACGCTGGTTCGCCGGCGAAGACGTCCTGGCGCGATTCGAGCGGCGGGAAATGGCAGGCCTGGTTCCAGTCGCCTTTGTGGCTGAGCCCGGGAACTGGAACCTGTATCACTGGGAACTGGGCAAGCCGCTGAGCATTCACCAGCCGTCGGACCTGGTCTTCCCGCTGATCCACGGGACCTTCGGTGAGGACGGAACGCTGCAAGGTTTGTTGGACCTGATGGAAATCCCGTACGTCAGCGGCGGCGTGCTGGCCTCCTCGGTGGGCATGGACAAGGGAATCTTTAAGGATGTCATGCGCTCGCACGGCGTGCCGGTTGTCGACGGGGTGATTGTGACCGGAGCCCAGATCGCCGACGACCTCCAGGCTGTGCTGGCTGCCTGTGAGGCCTTGGGACCCTATCCACTGTTCACCAAGCCCGCCAACCTGGGGTCCTCGGTAGGGATCACCAAGTGCCGCGGCCGGAGCGACTTAGTCGAAGGATTGATGGACGCCGCCCGTTACGACCGACGGGTTCTCATCGAGCAAGGAATCGACGGGCGCGAGATCGAAGTCAGCGTGCTGGGTAACGACGATCCCGATGCCTCCGTCCCGGGTGAGGTGATCCCCGGAGACGAGTTCTACTCCTACCGCGCCAAGTACATGGATGACACCTCTCGCCTGGTCATTCCGGCCGAGCTCGAGCAGGGCTTGGCCGACGAGATCCGCCACCTGGCGGTGCAGGCTTTCAAGGCGGTGGACGGCGCCGGGATGGCCCGGGCCGATTTTCTGATTGAGCGCGGCACGAACGCCATCTACCTGAATGAGGTCAACACCCTTCCGGGGTTCACCAGCATCAGCATGTACCCGAAGCTTTGGGAGGCGAGCGGGGTTCCATACCCGGTGTTGCTGGATCGCCTGATCGCCCTCGCTCTTGAGCGGCACGAGGAGAAGCGGCGCTTGATCCGCCGCTACGAGGCCTAGCATGTCGATCTCCAGCCGGGTCTTGGGAGGAGGCAAACCGCGCGCTCGCCGCGTCCGGGCCCAGCGCGCCCGTATGGCGTTCGCCACCGATGCCGTCCTGCCGGAGCCGCGCCGTCGCCCGGCCCAGCGCCGGGCGCGCAAGCGCTACGAAGTGTCTGTGCCCAATCGGCTGGGCGCCGGTGTGCAGCTGCCCTCGGTCCCGGTCGTGCGCCCCGGCCCGCGCCTGCTGTCGGCGCTGATGCTGGCGTTGGTTGTCCTGGGTGGGTCGCGGCTGGTAGGTGCTCCCCAGTTCATGGTTGGCGAGGCCGAGGTCAACCAGACGCTGATGCTTCCCGACCAGCTGATCCGGTCGCTGATCGGGGTCGATCGCCGGTCGATCTTCCTGGCGGACCCGCAGGCCATTCGGGCGCGGCTGGAATTGCAGCCTGAGATCTCCCGAGCCGAAGTCTCCGTCAAGTGGCCGAACCGGGTGGTGGTGGGCATCCAAGAACGACACCCGATACTCGAGTGGAATGACGCCGGGCGCGTGTGGTGGGTGAGCTCGGAAGGGATCGGCTATCTGGCGCATGGCTCGTGGCCGGGCCTGATCAAGGTCTCCAGTCGCAAGCCAATGCTGACCATCTCGCCCGACCCGCTGGCGCCGGTTGTGGCCCCCGAGATCCTGCGGGCGGCGGGCGTGCTCAGCGCCCAGCTGCCGGCCGAGGTCGGGCTGATCTACAACCAGGACCGGGGACTGGGCTTCGAGGATTCCCGGGGCTGGAAGGCGTACTTCGGCCTCGATGGGGACCTAGTTCTGAAGTACCGCCTGCATGAACGCATCGCCGAGGCCCTGCAGGCTCAGGGCATACAACCTGCAATGGTAAGCGTCGAGGATCTCGGCGCGCCGTACTACGAGGAGTCGAGGTAGCCGCGTGGCAACCATCATCGGATCGGAAGAGTCGATCTTCGTCTGCCTGGATATCGGGACGACGAAGGTGACGGCGCTGGTCGGCCAGCTGGATGGCGAACGCGGCCTGCGGGTGATCGGTGTGGGCGTGGCTCCATCGGCGGGCATGCGCAAGGGTGGCGTGGTCAACCTCGAGGAGTTGGCCAAGACCATCGAAGCTGCCCGCGACAAGGCGGAACGAACCTCTGGCTATGAGATTACCGGCGCCCTGGTCAGCGTTTCCGGGGCGCAGATCGCCTCGCAGAACTCGAAGGGGATGGCCGGCGTCTCGGGGCGGGTGATCGGCCCGGACGACGTCGGCCGGGCGCTGGATGGGGCGCGCTCGGTGGCCGTGCCGTTCAACCGCCAGCTGATCCACGTCATTCCGCGCGGGTTCATCGTCGATGGCCAGGATGGCATTCGATCGGCGATCGGAATGCACGGCTACCGCCTTGAGGTCGAAGCCCACATCGTGACCGCTAGCGCCACCGCCCTGCGCAATCTGGAGAAGGCGCTGGAGGTGGCGGGGATCGCAGTCGACGGCTGGGTGCTTTCTTCGCTGGCTTCGGCCGAGGTTTCGCTGACCGAGACCGAGCGCGAGATGGGCGTGGTGCTGTGCGATATCGGCGGGGGCACCTGCGATCTGGCCGTGTTCATCGAAGGCGCCGTCTGGCACACCGCCGTCCTGCCGGTGGGGGGCGACCATCTGACGGGCGACATTTCCCAGGGCTTACATCTGCCGCAGGAGACCGCCGAGGCGGTCAAGCGCCGCCACGGCGAGGCCCGTCTCTCAACGGCCTCGGCGGAGGCCGCCTTTGCGGTCCGGCCCTTTGGTCAGGATCGGCCGATCGAGGTGCGCTGCACCGAGCTGGCGGCAATCATCGAGCCGCGCGTCGAAGAGATCTTCGGCCTGGTCCGGCAGGAGATC
Proteins encoded:
- the murC gene encoding UDP-N-acetylmuramate--L-alanine ligase, whose protein sequence is MSAIARILAEQGESVTGSDQTVSVYSQGLEALGVPIAYGHRAENIAGADVLLVSSAIPAGNPELAAALEAGLPVMRRERFLAELTAPYQVIAAAGTHGKTTTTGLIAWILSEAGLDPSFIVGGVLLDFGSNAHAGSGKAFVIEADEYDRAFLGLHPDVAVVTSVEHDHPDCFPTPESFRAAFQEFAAQVERTLIVCADDPAALALESSARRVSYGLSPEADWHAEEIRPNGVGGSDFLVLRGSEVVGLVRTRLPGDHNVRNTLAALAVADDLGVPFAMARQALTGYRGASRRSEVIGQEGGVVVVDDYAHHPSEIRATLSGLRQRYPERSLWAVFQPHTYSRVRALLADFAACFSLADHVRITDIFPAREQPDGVTTGPSLAESIRHPDCRYSGALEESARALIAEVKSNSVVVTLSAGDGNVIGKMLLEALRQREGGQYAEG
- a CDS encoding UDP-N-acetylglucosamine--N-acetylmuramyl-(pentapeptide) pyrophosphoryl-undecaprenol N-acetylglucosamine transferase, translating into MAIIAELDRSVDVLWVGSEGGMEASLVERAGVRFVSVPAAGVHGVGWRALPGNLLQLARGVAAARRVLAEYRPQALLLTGGYVGVPVALAARRVPKLVYVPDIEPGQALKLMARLADRLAVTADESLPRLPRRSRARVTGYPTRPDLRGVDRDQAKRHFGLDPAIPTLLVFGGSKGALSLNEALWGCLSEMLRISQVVHITGSLDWPRTEAQQRQLGAELGSRYHAFAYLHDEMALALAAADLAVARAGAATLGELPLFGLPGVLVPYPHAWRYQKVNAEYLAARGGAIRIDDADLASRMLPVVGDLLSDPERLERMRRSMRQLARPQAAAEIAAEVKHLLAEDGARG
- a CDS encoding FtsQ-type POTRA domain-containing protein, with the translated sequence MSISSRVLGGGKPRARRVRAQRARMAFATDAVLPEPRRRPAQRRARKRYEVSVPNRLGAGVQLPSVPVVRPGPRLLSALMLALVVLGGSRLVGAPQFMVGEAEVNQTLMLPDQLIRSLIGVDRRSIFLADPQAIRARLELQPEISRAEVSVKWPNRVVVGIQERHPILEWNDAGRVWWVSSEGIGYLAHGSWPGLIKVSSRKPMLTISPDPLAPVVAPEILRAAGVLSAQLPAEVGLIYNQDRGLGFEDSRGWKAYFGLDGDLVLKYRLHERIAEALQAQGIQPAMVSVEDLGAPYYEESR
- a CDS encoding D-alanine--D-alanine ligase, with amino-acid sequence MAAKKLRILVLFGGRSGEHEVSLRSARSVLSQLDADKYDVLPVGVTHEGRWFAGEDVLARFERREMAGLVPVAFVAEPGNWNLYHWELGKPLSIHQPSDLVFPLIHGTFGEDGTLQGLLDLMEIPYVSGGVLASSVGMDKGIFKDVMRSHGVPVVDGVIVTGAQIADDLQAVLAACEALGPYPLFTKPANLGSSVGITKCRGRSDLVEGLMDAARYDRRVLIEQGIDGREIEVSVLGNDDPDASVPGEVIPGDEFYSYRAKYMDDTSRLVIPAELEQGLADEIRHLAVQAFKAVDGAGMARADFLIERGTNAIYLNEVNTLPGFTSISMYPKLWEASGVPYPVLLDRLIALALERHEEKRRLIRRYEA
- the murB gene encoding UDP-N-acetylmuramate dehydrogenase; this encodes MPPWDAETIARALKAEDFGQVERQASLRRYAAARVGGRADVLLTVRSSEKLGGAAAWLWAQAIAFRVLGGGSNVLVSDAGVREVVVLNKAAEVRFLDRPSGPAVWAESGAGLGSVARRAVERGLSGLEWAGTVPGTVGGAVVGNAGAFGGDIAGSLEAAEILQPARSAESWPAERLAYRYRGSWLKDHPGRAVVLSASVRLQTGDRQACRRRLAGYVEQRKRTQAAGPSWGSMFKNPPGDHAGRLIEAAGLKGVQRGGAQISPVHANFFVNQGGASAAEVWDLIQLARSEVARKFGIELELEIERFGDWSQSEGEAGV
- the ftsA gene encoding cell division protein FtsA gives rise to the protein MATIIGSEESIFVCLDIGTTKVTALVGQLDGERGLRVIGVGVAPSAGMRKGGVVNLEELAKTIEAARDKAERTSGYEITGALVSVSGAQIASQNSKGMAGVSGRVIGPDDVGRALDGARSVAVPFNRQLIHVIPRGFIVDGQDGIRSAIGMHGYRLEVEAHIVTASATALRNLEKALEVAGIAVDGWVLSSLASAEVSLTETEREMGVVLCDIGGGTCDLAVFIEGAVWHTAVLPVGGDHLTGDISQGLHLPQETAEAVKRRHGEARLSTASAEAAFAVRPFGQDRPIEVRCTELAAIIEPRVEEIFGLVRQEIKRSGYDGLLPAGMVLTGGTSLLKGIREAAGEVLGLPVRCAQPAELRGLVDQLRSPTYATGIGLLHWARLQQEQLALNGKGFGRFTLPSFDLNRAAEFFRRLLPG